A section of the Canis lupus baileyi chromosome 5, mCanLup2.hap1, whole genome shotgun sequence genome encodes:
- the ZSCAN20 gene encoding zinc finger and SCAN domain-containing protein 20 isoform X4 — translation MQESQPCQLHPANHWPEAQCQKQWVKNSCPDLPKHLDTKMVPQPLKESAVLTPRVPTLPKMGSVGDWEVTAESQEALGPGKHAEKEFSKDPPGDGCGNGMPLGVPVSKPSINCQPEQGPEVWHPNFINSGKRNTVDYNLGNEQMRPAQASAWRDSKGWEEQCQWDTEDMKVSGVHWGYEETKTFLAILSESPFSEKLRTCHQNRQVYRAIAERLRARGFLRTLEQCRYRVKNLLRNYRKAKSSHPPGTCPFYEELEALVRARTANRATEGPGEAMALPRLGDSDAEMDEQEEGVWEPEEVAEDCNGDELATDESVQEPRIPGGPTLFQSRIAGVHWGYEETKAFLTILSESPFSEKLRTCHQNSQVYRAIAERLCAQGFLRTLEQCRYRFKNLLRSYRKAKSSHPPGTCPFYEELDSLMRARTAVRAMGTLREAAGLPRPGQSSTEADDQQAWDEMADEDAIKSPAPCPQTPDTGFEMRHKGEDQISEQDIFEDLPGDLSKCTREDVCHPSDWGQDSDGEGEGQWGNCPQEQWEECSSEEDLEKLIDHQGLYLAEKPYKCDTCVKSFSRSSHFIAHQRIHTGEKPYKCLECGKSFSDRSNLNTHQRIHTGEKPYKCLECGKSFSDHSNLVTHQRIHTGEKPYKCGECWKSFNQSSNLLKHQRVHLGGNPDHCSEPGANFGPSPSFSAHWRNSTEEPSLEQPHSASKNLNSGPHSTNSGEKLYQCSECGRTFSKSSALISHQRIHTGEKPYECAECGKSFSKSSTLANHQRTHTGEKPYKCVDCGKCFSERSKLITHQRVHTGEKPYKCLECGKFFRDRSNLITHQRIHTGEKPYKCRECGKCFNQSSSLIIHQRIHTGEKPYKCMECGRDFNNSSHFSAHRRTHAGGKAA, via the exons ATGCAGGAATCTCAGCCTTGCCAGCTGCACCCAGCAAATCACTGGCCTGAAGCCCAGTGCCAGAAGCAGTGGGTGAAGAATTCATGCCCTGACCTTCCAAAACATCTAGACACCAAGATGGTGCCACAGCCCTTGAAAGAGAGTG CTGTTCTCACTCCCCGAGTCCCTACTCTCCCAAAGATGGGGAGTGTTGGAGATTGGGAGGTGACAGCGGAGTCCCAG GAAGCCCTGGGACCTGGCAAACATGCTGAGAAGGAATTCTCCAAGGATCCCCCAGGAGATGGGTGTGGGAACGGCATGCCCCTAG gaGTTCCAGTTTCAAAACCAAGTATCAACTGCCAGCCAGAGCAAGGACCAGAAGTTTGGCATCCAAACTTTATAAACTCTGGAAAAAGGAACACTGTAGATTACAACCTGGGTAATGAGCAAATGAGACCAGCTCAGGCATCGGCCTGGAGAGACTCCAAGGGCTGGGAGGAACAATGTCAGTGGGACACAGAGGACATGAAGGTGTCAGGTGTGCACTGGGGCTACGAGGAGACCAAGACTTTTCTAGCAATTCTGAGTGAGTCTCCTTTCTCTGAAAAGCTCCGGACTTGTCATCAGAACCGCCAGGTGTACCGGGCCATTGCAGAGCGGCTGAGGGCCCGGGGCTTCCTGCGGACACTGGAGCAGTGTCGCTACAGGGTCAAAAATCTCCTACGGAATTACCGGAAAGCCAAGAGCAGCCACCCACCAGGAACGTGCCCCTTCTATGAGGAGCTGGAGGCCCTGGTGAGGGCTCGGACGGCCAACAGAGCCACAGagggtccaggggaggccatgGCACTCCCCAGGCTGGGGGATAGCGATGCAGAGATGgatgagcaggaggaaggggtcTGGGAGCCTGAAGAAGTAGCAGAAGACTGTAATGGTGATGAGCTGGCCACTGACGAGTCCGTCCAGGAGCCCAGGATTCCAGGGGGGCCAACTCTGTTCCAGAGTCGTATCG CAGGTGTGCACTGGGGCTATGAGGAGACCAAGGCCTTCCTGACCATTCTCAGTGAATCCCCGTTCTCTGAAAAGCTTCGCACCTGTCACCAGAACAGCCAGGTGTACCGCGCCATTGCAGAGCGGCTGTGCGCACAGGGCTTCCTGCGGACGCTGGAGCAGTGTCGCTACAGATTCAAAAACCTCCTTCGAAGCTACCGGAAAGCCAAGAGCAGCCACCCACCAGGGACGTGCCCCTTCTATGAGGAGCTGGACTCACTGATGAGGGCACGGACTGCGGTCAGAGCCATGGGAACCCTCAGGGAGGCAGCAGGTCTTCCAAGGCCTGGGCAGAGCAGTACGGAGGCTGATGACCAGCAGGCTTGGGATGAGATGGCAGATGAAGATGCCATCAAATCTCCAGCCCCATGTCCTCAAACCCCAGACACAG GGTTTGAGATGAGGCATAAGGGTGAAGACCAGATTTCAGAGCAGGACATCTTTGAGGATTTGCCTGGAGACTTATCAAAATGTACTAGAGAGGATGTTTGCCACCCTTCTGACTGGGGGCAAGACAGTGACGGTGAAGGTGAAGGGCAGTGGGGAAACTGCCCCCAGGAGCAGTGGGAAGAATGCTCTTCTGAAGAGGACTTAGAAAAACTTATCGACCATCAGGGCCTGTACTTGGCAGAGAAACCCTACAAATGTGATACATGTGTGAAAAGCTTCAGTAGGAGCTCCCACTTCATCGCCCACCAGCGGATTCACACAGGTGAGAAGCCCTACAAATGCCTCGAATGTGGAAAAAGCTTTAGTGACCGCTCCAATCTTAATACCCATCAGAGaatccacactggagagaagccctacAAATGCCTTGAATGTGGGAAAAGCTTTAGTGATCACTCCAATCTTGTCACCCACCAGAGAATCCACACAGGGGAAAAACCCTACAAATGTGGGGAATGTTGGAAAAGTTTCAACCAGAGCTCAAACTTGCTGAAACATCAAAGAGTCCACTTGGGAGGCAATCCTGACCATTGTAGTGAGCCTGGGGCAAACTTTGGTCCAAGCCCATCCTTTAGTGCTCACTGGAGGAACTCTACAGAAGAGCCATCTCTTGAACAACCTCATAGTGCCAGTAAGAACTTGAATTCTGGCCCACACAGTACCAACTCAGGGGAAAAGCTTTATCAGTGTTCTGAATGTGGAAGGACCTTTTCTAAGAGCTCTGCCCTCATTAGTCACCAAAGAATCCATACGGGAGAGAAACCATACGAATGTGCTGAATGTGGGAAAAGCTTCAGTAAGAGCTCCACACTGGCTAACCACCAACGAACCCACACGGGGGAGAAACCGTACAAGTGTGTGGACTGTGGGAAGTGCTTCAGTGAGCGCTCTAAGCTCATCACACACCAGAGAGTGcacacaggagagaagccctACAAATGCCTTGAGTGTGGAAAGTTCTTTCGTGATCGTTCCAACCTCATTACTCACCAGCGGATTCATACGGGAGAGAAGCCTTATAAGTGCAGAGAATGTGGGAAATGTTTTAACCAGAGCTCTAGTCTTATTATTCACCAGAGAATCCACACTGGGGAGAAACCCTACAAGTGCATGGAGTGTGGGAGAGACTTCAACAATAGTTCCCACTTCAGCGCCCACCGGAGAACGCATGCAGGGGGGAAAGCAGCGTAG
- the ZSCAN20 gene encoding zinc finger and SCAN domain-containing protein 20 isoform X5 yields the protein MPLGVPVSKPSINCQPEQGPEVWHPNFINSGKRNTVDYNLGNEQMRPAQASAWRDSKGWEEQCQWDTEDMKVSGVHWGYEETKTFLAILSESPFSEKLRTCHQNRQVYRAIAERLRARGFLRTLEQCRYRVKNLLRNYRKAKSSHPPGTCPFYEELEALVRARTANRATEGPGEAMALPRLGDSDAEMDEQEEGVWEPEEVAEDCNGDELATDESVQEPRIPGGPTLFQSRIAGVHWGYEETKAFLTILSESPFSEKLRTCHQNSQVYRAIAERLCAQGFLRTLEQCRYRFKNLLRSYRKAKSSHPPGTCPFYEELDSLMRARTAVRAMGTLREAAGLPRPGQSSTEADDQQAWDEMADEDAIKSPAPCPQTPDTGFEMRHKGEDQISEQDIFEDLPGDLSKCTREDVCHPSDWGQDSDGEGEGQWGNCPQEQWEECSSEEDLEKLIDHQGLYLAEKPYKCDTCVKSFSRSSHFIAHQRIHTGEKPYKCLECGKSFSDRSNLNTHQRIHTGEKPYKCLECGKSFSDHSNLVTHQRIHTGEKPYKCGECWKSFNQSSNLLKHQRVHLGGNPDHCSEPGANFGPSPSFSAHWRNSTEEPSLEQPHSASKNLNSGPHSTNSGEKLYQCSECGRTFSKSSALISHQRIHTGEKPYECAECGKSFSKSSTLANHQRTHTGEKPYKCVDCGKCFSERSKLITHQRVHTGEKPYKCLECGKFFRDRSNLITHQRIHTGEKPYKCRECGKCFNQSSSLIIHQRIHTGEKPYKCMECGRDFNNSSHFSAHRRTHAGGKAA from the exons ATGCCCCTAG gaGTTCCAGTTTCAAAACCAAGTATCAACTGCCAGCCAGAGCAAGGACCAGAAGTTTGGCATCCAAACTTTATAAACTCTGGAAAAAGGAACACTGTAGATTACAACCTGGGTAATGAGCAAATGAGACCAGCTCAGGCATCGGCCTGGAGAGACTCCAAGGGCTGGGAGGAACAATGTCAGTGGGACACAGAGGACATGAAGGTGTCAGGTGTGCACTGGGGCTACGAGGAGACCAAGACTTTTCTAGCAATTCTGAGTGAGTCTCCTTTCTCTGAAAAGCTCCGGACTTGTCATCAGAACCGCCAGGTGTACCGGGCCATTGCAGAGCGGCTGAGGGCCCGGGGCTTCCTGCGGACACTGGAGCAGTGTCGCTACAGGGTCAAAAATCTCCTACGGAATTACCGGAAAGCCAAGAGCAGCCACCCACCAGGAACGTGCCCCTTCTATGAGGAGCTGGAGGCCCTGGTGAGGGCTCGGACGGCCAACAGAGCCACAGagggtccaggggaggccatgGCACTCCCCAGGCTGGGGGATAGCGATGCAGAGATGgatgagcaggaggaaggggtcTGGGAGCCTGAAGAAGTAGCAGAAGACTGTAATGGTGATGAGCTGGCCACTGACGAGTCCGTCCAGGAGCCCAGGATTCCAGGGGGGCCAACTCTGTTCCAGAGTCGTATCG CAGGTGTGCACTGGGGCTATGAGGAGACCAAGGCCTTCCTGACCATTCTCAGTGAATCCCCGTTCTCTGAAAAGCTTCGCACCTGTCACCAGAACAGCCAGGTGTACCGCGCCATTGCAGAGCGGCTGTGCGCACAGGGCTTCCTGCGGACGCTGGAGCAGTGTCGCTACAGATTCAAAAACCTCCTTCGAAGCTACCGGAAAGCCAAGAGCAGCCACCCACCAGGGACGTGCCCCTTCTATGAGGAGCTGGACTCACTGATGAGGGCACGGACTGCGGTCAGAGCCATGGGAACCCTCAGGGAGGCAGCAGGTCTTCCAAGGCCTGGGCAGAGCAGTACGGAGGCTGATGACCAGCAGGCTTGGGATGAGATGGCAGATGAAGATGCCATCAAATCTCCAGCCCCATGTCCTCAAACCCCAGACACAG GGTTTGAGATGAGGCATAAGGGTGAAGACCAGATTTCAGAGCAGGACATCTTTGAGGATTTGCCTGGAGACTTATCAAAATGTACTAGAGAGGATGTTTGCCACCCTTCTGACTGGGGGCAAGACAGTGACGGTGAAGGTGAAGGGCAGTGGGGAAACTGCCCCCAGGAGCAGTGGGAAGAATGCTCTTCTGAAGAGGACTTAGAAAAACTTATCGACCATCAGGGCCTGTACTTGGCAGAGAAACCCTACAAATGTGATACATGTGTGAAAAGCTTCAGTAGGAGCTCCCACTTCATCGCCCACCAGCGGATTCACACAGGTGAGAAGCCCTACAAATGCCTCGAATGTGGAAAAAGCTTTAGTGACCGCTCCAATCTTAATACCCATCAGAGaatccacactggagagaagccctacAAATGCCTTGAATGTGGGAAAAGCTTTAGTGATCACTCCAATCTTGTCACCCACCAGAGAATCCACACAGGGGAAAAACCCTACAAATGTGGGGAATGTTGGAAAAGTTTCAACCAGAGCTCAAACTTGCTGAAACATCAAAGAGTCCACTTGGGAGGCAATCCTGACCATTGTAGTGAGCCTGGGGCAAACTTTGGTCCAAGCCCATCCTTTAGTGCTCACTGGAGGAACTCTACAGAAGAGCCATCTCTTGAACAACCTCATAGTGCCAGTAAGAACTTGAATTCTGGCCCACACAGTACCAACTCAGGGGAAAAGCTTTATCAGTGTTCTGAATGTGGAAGGACCTTTTCTAAGAGCTCTGCCCTCATTAGTCACCAAAGAATCCATACGGGAGAGAAACCATACGAATGTGCTGAATGTGGGAAAAGCTTCAGTAAGAGCTCCACACTGGCTAACCACCAACGAACCCACACGGGGGAGAAACCGTACAAGTGTGTGGACTGTGGGAAGTGCTTCAGTGAGCGCTCTAAGCTCATCACACACCAGAGAGTGcacacaggagagaagccctACAAATGCCTTGAGTGTGGAAAGTTCTTTCGTGATCGTTCCAACCTCATTACTCACCAGCGGATTCATACGGGAGAGAAGCCTTATAAGTGCAGAGAATGTGGGAAATGTTTTAACCAGAGCTCTAGTCTTATTATTCACCAGAGAATCCACACTGGGGAGAAACCCTACAAGTGCATGGAGTGTGGGAGAGACTTCAACAATAGTTCCCACTTCAGCGCCCACCGGAGAACGCATGCAGGGGGGAAAGCAGCGTAG